A single window of Salvia splendens isolate huo1 chromosome 6, SspV2, whole genome shotgun sequence DNA harbors:
- the LOC121810051 gene encoding UDP-glucose flavonoid 3-O-glucosyltransferase 6-like, with translation MNESELVFIPSPSLSHLIPTVETAKLLLLRDSRLSATVLLPPPIFAIDTNAETYVKTTSSNPTFSSRLKFIRLPHIQHSNKHFFEHYNVQIPNVRQEISNLLTKDQNPRLAAIVLDIFCAGLISVAAEFNLPAYLFFTGGAICLGAYQHLVSLRFDRDEDVTRYKNAEVDLPVPYFSLPVPAKVLPAVTVDEAFSPEIFLSHFKMFSEINGVLINTFYDMEPYAVESLLTDDKTPEIYPVGPVLKVESNWFDEDDDVKKWLDDQPENSVVFLCFGTLGIFGEEQVREIAKGLENSGSRFLWSLRKSYNPKIEIERSEYFEGFSERTKGFGRVMEWAPQAAVLAHPAVGGFVSHCGWNSTLESVWFGVPMATFPMHAEQQLNAFYLVKELGMAEAITLDYQMDFTGEKPPESVGWEVIAEAIRRLMTEEGGSGVRRKVEEMGKKAREALVEGGSSYNALTLFIQDVMRNID, from the coding sequence atgAACGAATCCGAACTTGTATTCATTCCATCTCCCTCGCTGAGCCACCTCATCCCCACCGTGGAGACGGCCaagctcctcctcctccgcgaCAGCCGCCTCTCCGCCACCGTACTCCTCCCCCCTCCCATCTTCGCAATCGACACCAATGCTGAAACCTACGTAAAAACCACCTCTTCAAACCCTACATTTTCCTCACGACTTAAATTCATCCGCCTCCCCCACATTCAACACTCAAACAAACATTTCTTCGAGCATTACAACGTCCAAATCCCCAACGTCCGTCAAGAAATCTCCAACCTCCTCACCAAAGACCAAAATCCCCGCCTCGCCGCCATCGTGCTCGACATCTTCTGCGCGGGGCTCATCTCCGTCGCCGCCGAATTCAACCTGCCGGCATACCTTTTCTTCACCGGCGGCGCCATCTGCCTCGGCGCGTACCAACACCTCGTCTCGCTGAGATTCGACCGTGACGAAGACGTCACGAGGTACAAAAATGCGGAGGTAGACTTGCCGGTGCCCTACTTTTCGCTTCCGGTTCCGGCAAAAGTCTTGCCGGCGGTGACTGTGGATGAGGCCTTCTCCCCGGAGATCTTCTTGAGCCATTTCAAGATGTTTTCTGAGATTAATGGTGTTTTGATCAATACGTTTTACGACATGGAACCCTACGCAGTTGAGTCGCTCTTGACCGATGATAAGACGCCCGAGATTTATCCGGTCGGGCCAGTTTTGAAGGTGGAAAGCAATTGGTTTGACGAAGATGACGATGTGAAGAAATGGCTTGACGATCAGCCGGAAAATTCAGTTGTTTTCTTGTGTTTCGGAACCCTCGGTATATTTGGTGAAGAACAAGTGAGGGAAATTGCCAAGGGTTTGGAGAATAGTGGGAGTCGTTTCTTGTGGTCGTTGCGGAAGAGTTACAATCCCAAAATAGAGATAGAAAGATCCGAATATTTCGAGGGCTTCTCGGAGAGGACTAAAGGGTTTGGGAGAGTGATGGAGTGGGCCCCGCAGGCGGCCGTGCTGGCGCATCCTGCGGTGGGAGGGTTTGTGTCGCACTGTGGGTGGAACTCGACTCTCGAGAGCGTGTGGTTTGGGGTGCCCATGGCTACTTTTCCGATGCACGCGGAGCAGCAGCTGAATGCATTTTATCTGGTCAAGGAGTTGGGGATGGCAGAGGCGATTACGTTGgattatcaaatggatttcacggGAGAGAAGCCGCCTGAGAGTGTGGGGTGGGAGGTGATCGCGGAGGCGATAAGGCGGCTGATGACGGAGGAGGGAGGGAGTGGGGTGAGGAGGAAGGTGGAGGAGATGGGGAAGAAGGCGAGGGAAGCTTTGGTGGAAGGTGGATCTTCTTACAATGCTCTAACTCTTTTTATTCAGGATGTTATGAGAAATATAGATTGA